One genomic region from Haloterrigena gelatinilytica encodes:
- a CDS encoding DUF5800 family protein, whose amino-acid sequence MTTLAFDEEGVDVVYEGTEFRLERELIEEATEKTYYDVTDHEVLQIVAEQPNLQGEPRRVGDIL is encoded by the coding sequence ATGACGACTCTCGCGTTCGACGAAGAGGGGGTCGACGTCGTCTACGAAGGCACCGAGTTCCGCCTCGAGCGAGAACTCATCGAAGAGGCGACGGAGAAGACCTACTACGACGTGACCGACCACGAAGTGCTGCAGATCGTCGCCGAACAGCCGAACCTCCAGGGCGAGCCGCGACGCGTCGGTGATATCCTCTGA
- a CDS encoding polymer-forming cytoskeletal protein, producing MAFSRDPLDELVVPDGTEAKEVDLVTDGDVLVGGRSTVEFGVRGRNVLAGEAVEFGGAIEAEADCRLDMWCEVAENVLVGQDAYIGERVHVAGEMKVAGDLDIGDDVEIEEGFEANGWIVIRNPMPTIVFLFVYLKHLLLIGEEQTAQRLVSELVDEDEGEEIDADPLVIPKNATVSDDAWRVSTPATIGDDCRLHGNVRAETIAVGAETTIFGSLRARGDVTVGEGTRIHGDLTTRDGDVTIAAGARVLGDVSCAALELGPDAEIDGTIRANGEITMGTTDREPE from the coding sequence GTGGCCTTCAGCAGGGACCCGTTAGACGAACTGGTCGTTCCCGACGGAACGGAAGCCAAGGAAGTCGACCTCGTAACCGACGGTGACGTCCTCGTCGGCGGTCGGTCGACCGTCGAGTTCGGGGTCCGCGGCCGAAACGTCCTCGCCGGCGAAGCCGTCGAGTTCGGCGGCGCCATCGAAGCCGAGGCGGACTGTCGTCTCGACATGTGGTGCGAGGTCGCCGAAAACGTACTGGTCGGGCAGGACGCCTACATCGGCGAGCGCGTCCACGTCGCCGGCGAGATGAAAGTCGCCGGCGACCTCGATATCGGCGACGACGTCGAGATCGAGGAGGGGTTCGAGGCCAACGGCTGGATCGTCATCCGCAACCCCATGCCGACGATCGTGTTCCTGTTCGTCTACCTCAAACACCTCCTGCTGATCGGCGAGGAACAGACCGCGCAGCGACTCGTCTCCGAACTCGTCGACGAGGACGAGGGCGAGGAGATCGACGCCGATCCGCTCGTGATCCCCAAGAACGCGACGGTCAGCGACGACGCCTGGCGGGTCTCGACGCCCGCGACGATCGGCGACGACTGCCGGCTCCACGGCAACGTCCGCGCCGAGACGATCGCCGTCGGCGCCGAGACGACGATCTTCGGCAGCCTCCGGGCTCGAGGCGACGTCACCGTCGGCGAGGGAACGCGAATCCACGGCGACCTGACCACGCGCGACGGCGACGTCACGATCGCGGCGGGCGCTCGCGTCCTCGGTGACGTCTCGTGTGCGGCGCTCGAGCTCGGCCCCGACGCGGAGATCGACGGGACGATCCGCGCCAACGGCGAGATCACGATGGGGACGACCGACCGCGAACCCGAGTGA
- the phoU gene encoding phosphate signaling complex protein PhoU: MARKSYQEKLAELREDILYMSEVVMERLRMGLDALEQKDRELAREVIEGDGEINRMYLNLEQDCIDLLALQQPVASDLRFIAASFKIITDLERIADLATNLGEYTLDAEENLFPDVDVQEMGELTLQMIEDAMVAYDEEDTAACRELAARDDDLDHFAERASEIVVRDLIERELDSPEEVELLLQDVSRLLLTIRDLERVGDHSVNIAARTLYMVENDDELIY, from the coding sequence GACATCCTCTACATGAGCGAAGTCGTCATGGAGCGACTTCGGATGGGGCTCGACGCCCTCGAGCAGAAAGACCGCGAACTCGCCCGGGAGGTAATCGAGGGCGACGGCGAGATCAACCGGATGTACCTCAACTTAGAGCAGGACTGCATCGACCTGCTGGCGCTCCAGCAGCCGGTCGCGAGCGACCTCCGGTTTATCGCCGCCTCGTTCAAGATCATCACCGACCTCGAGCGGATCGCCGACCTCGCGACGAACCTCGGCGAGTACACGCTGGACGCCGAGGAGAACCTGTTCCCCGACGTCGACGTCCAGGAGATGGGCGAACTGACCCTCCAGATGATCGAGGACGCGATGGTCGCCTACGACGAGGAAGACACTGCGGCCTGTCGCGAACTCGCCGCCCGCGACGACGACCTCGATCACTTCGCCGAGCGAGCCAGCGAGATCGTCGTCCGCGACCTGATCGAGCGCGAACTCGATTCGCCCGAAGAGGTCGAACTGTTGTTGCAGGACGTCTCGCGGCTCCTGTTGACGATCCGCGACCTGGAGCGCGTCGGCGATCACTCGGTCAACATCGCGGCGCGGACGCTGTACATGGTCGAAAACGACGACGAACTGATCTACTGA